In the Tessaracoccus lacteus genome, GGATCCGGCTTGGGGGAGGCGGCGACGTGATGAATCGGCTTGCGGCAATGGTGCCGTTGAGCCTTGTCCTGGTAGTGGCGGGACAGGGCCTGGCCGCCGCGCTCCCGGACCCCGATCCCGCCGACGTGAACACGACCGCGAGCCTCGCCGTCGTGGCCTCAACGCAGACCGTTTCCGCCGGGGAGACGCTCACCTACACCCTCACCGTCGGGTGTGGAGACGCGGCAGGATGCCGCGACGCCGTCCTGACCGACGTGCTCAGTTCCCCGTTGCGGGTCAGCGCCGCTGTGGTGACGGCCGGGCCTGCCGCCGACGTCGTCGTGCAGGGCAACGATGTGGCGGTCTACTGGAAGGTCGATCTGGGTGACGGGACCGTCGGTCTTCCGGCCGGAGAGGGCGCGGAGGTGTCCGTGACGGCGGTCGTCCCGTCCGAGCTATCCACCGATCAGGCCGGTCAGCCTGTGGACAACACCGCCGTGCTGGAGGGGGCGAACTTCCTGGACGCCGGGGCATCAGTGCCGGTCACGCCGGCGGCCCCGCCAGCGGCCCCGCCCACGAGCGAGGAGCCGCAGCCAACAGTCGAACCCACGACCCTCGAGCCGACTCCCGCGCCGGAGCCGGAGACCGAGGTGTCGGCGAGCGCGGACAAGTCCATCGACCCCGACGTGGTGCCCGCCGGGAACTCCACGACGGTGACCATCACGGCGGCCAATACCTCGGTGGCGCCCATCGACCGGCTGTGGATCAGGGAGCCCGCCACCGGCAGCTTCCCCGACGTCTTCACGTTCGACGGCTTCAGCAGGGGCATCGAGTTCCCGGAGGGGGCGACGTCCGGCACGGTCGCCTACACGCTGGCCAACGGCGGAACGGAGTCCGTTCCATTCGACGACGGCGTCATCCCCGCCGATCCTTCCAGAGAGGTCGCGAGCTTCGAGGTGATCTTCCAGGGGCCCATCGCCACGAGCGCCACCGCGACTCTCGCCTACGAGATCACGACCGACGCCGACCTGCCCGTCTCCGCGCTGCCGGTCAGGCACAACAACCGCGTCGCCGTCCACGTCGAAAACCGCGACGCCCAGAGCGAGGCGACAGCGGAGGCCGTCGCGAGCGTGATCCCACGCGCCGAGCCCGTCGAGCGGCCGACCCCGCCGCCGCCGTCGACGACGACGGCGCCGGCCGCGCCGCGCGACCCGGCCGGCGTGCCGCAGGAGGGGCCGGGGATCGGGTCGTCGGGCCAGGTCGTCGCCGAGGTTGGCCCGACGACCAGCCCCCGCGCCGCCGTCGGATGGATCGGGATGGGGGTGTTCCTGACCCTGGCGACGGTCGTCGGAGCGCTGGGGATCGGGGCGCGCAAGCAAGGGCGGCGCCGCTACCGATGATTGCGTGATTGCGAAAGTGTGCAAGAATGCCGCATGCTCCGCGTCCTGCGCTTCCGCACCTTCCGCCATCTGTACGGTGCCCAGATCGTCGCGCTGCTCGGCACCGGGCTGGCGACCGTCGCCCTGGGGCTCCTGGCCTACGACCTGGCCGGCGACCACGCGGGCCAGATCCTCGGCACGGCCCTCGCGATCAAGATGGTCGCCTACGTGTTCGTCGCCCCGGTCGCGACGGCGCTGGTCGCCGCCCTGCCGCGCCGCGCAGTGCTCGTCGGGTCCGACGTGCTCCGCCTCGCGGTGGCGCTGTGCCTGCCCGCCGTGACCGAGGTCTGGCAGGTCTTCGTGCTCGTCTTCGTGCTGCAGGCCGCGTCCGCGACGTTCACCCCCACCTTCCAGTCCGTCATCCCCGACGTGCTGCCCGACGAGGACGACTACACCGAGGCGCTGTCCCTGTCCCGGCTGGCCGGGGACCTGGAGCAGGTCGTCTCTCCAACCCTCGCCGCCGCGATGCTGGTGTTCGTCAGCTCGTCGACCCTCTTCTACGGGACCGCGGTCGGCTTCGCAGGCTCCGCCGCACTGGTCCTCTCGGTGGTCATCCCGCGGGTCGCCGCGCCCGAGGCTGGGCCGACCGTGGCCGGCGGGGCCCCGGCCACGTTCTGGCGCCGGGTCATCCGTGGCGCGGCCCTGTTCGTCGCGACCCCCGCGCTGCGCCCCGTGCTCGCCCTCAACCTCGTCGTCGCGACGGGTGGCGCGTTCGTCATTGTCCAGACGGTCGTCGTCGTGAGGTCCGTCTTCGGGCTGCCGGAGTCTGCGGTGGCCTGGGTGCTCGGCGCGAACGGACTGGGCTCCATGGCCGCCGCGCTCCTGCTGCCGCGGGTGCTGCGGGTCGTGGCCGAGCGGCGCGTGATGCTCGCGGGGGCCGCGGGCATCACGGTCGCAACGGCGCTCATCCCGGCCGCCCTCTCCATCGCGGACCCCGCCTGGGGCGTGGCCGGGGTCTGCATCCTGTGGGTCGTGATCGGACTGGCGTGGGCATCGGCCGAGACGCCGGTCGCCCGCATCATCCGCCGCTCCGTGGGAAGGCCGGATCTGCCGGCCGTCTTCGCGGCGCAGTTCTCCCTGTCCCATGCCTGCTGGCTCGTGACCTACCCCCTCGTCGGCTGGCTCGGATCGGCCAGTCTGACGCTGACGGCCGCCGTGCTGACCGTGATCGCCGGGGCGGCGACCGTCATGGCCGCCGTCGCGTGGCCGAGGGGAGCGACCAGCGTCGCCGCGCTGAGCGCCACAGCGGAGTGAGAACATGGGGACCATGACTCTGCCGCCGGACGCCGACCTCGACAACGCCGCCTCCGTCGCGCGCCTCCTGGCCGACCGCACCAGGCTGGCGATCCTCGCAATGCTCGACGGCGTCGAGATGCCCGTGACGGCGATCGCGGAGGCGCTCGGTCGTCCGGTCCCGGCCGTGTCGCAGCATCTGGCGAAGCTCCGCGGTGGAGCACTGGTAACGTCGCGCCGCGACGGGGTGACCGTGTACTACGGCCAGCCCGACGAGCACATCGCCGCGCTCGTCAGCAACCTCCTGCAGCACAGCGAGCACGTCCTCTACCCGAGCCCGCCCCACCACAGAGAGAACCGATGAAGCTCCTCGCCTAACCGCCAGCCCACCACCGTCGCCGAGGCCAACGACGACGACATCGCGCTGAGCCTCCACCTCGCGCTCGAGACGGCGGACGGGTGGGAGCCGCTGAACGGCAACTACGGCATCTTCTTCGCGCGCGTCTCCGCGACCCCCGGCCCGTTCGGTACCCGCGACGACGTCATCCGCAGCCTGCGCGACCCGCGGGTGTTCGCGCTTGTGGACGGCCGTTTCGGGATCGTCGCGACGCGCACCGCCCGCGGCGGCGGGCCGGACCGTACCGAGCGTTCCGGCGTCCTGTTCGCCCGCACCGTCGACTTCCTGACCTTCGAGGAGGTCGGCCTGGCCCGCCTCACCTCCGATCCCGTCCGCATCATCGCGCCGGAGTACTCGTGTCGAGCATCTTCAATGGTGAGTGGCAGCTGGGACCGGGCACGGGATGTGGTCGCTCGACGAGGAGGGCAACCGCATCTGCGTCTTCCACGCCCGCACGCACCACAAGGGGCTGACCGGCCGCGACACCTTCGTCCGCCGGGTCCACTGGGCCTCCGACGGCCTGCCGGTGCTGGACATGACCGCCGACGAGGAGGTCGCGCCCGGCAACCGCGAGGTGTACGTCAACGTCGTCGTGCGGTGAGAGGCCTCTGAGTGCGCGGGAAGGGGACTGACCCTTCGCTGCGCTCAGGGCGCTTCGACAGGCTCAGCGATCCGGGGTCGCTTCCCTTCGCTGTGGTCAGGGCACCTCGACAGGCTCAGCGATCCGGTGGTGCCCTCGGCGGTTCCGGGGCAGGGGCCCGGGCACAAGAATGCGTGGAGCGGGGGCGCTTGCGCCATATGTGCGCGCACTGGGGCCCTGGGCATTGTTGTGCACGATCTGGTAGGCCCGCGCGGTTATGGTGAGCCATGCCCGACGACCAGCTGTTCCTCCACCGGTTCGCGATCAAGCCCCACCGGCACCTGGATGAGTGGCTGGAGCTGTGGCCGCGCGAGATCGCGCTGCTGCGGCGGCACGGCTACACCGTGCACCAGGCGTATCTGGAGACCGACGCGGAGCCGAAGCTCAGCTGGCTCTACTCGCATCCCGACCCAGCAGCCGGCGCGGCCGCCGTCGCAGCCGATCCGGAGCGTGCGGAACTGGATGCCCTCACCGCGCCGCATGTCTTCCGCAACGTCGTCGTCCGTGAGGTCCGCGCCGAGGTCCTGCGCGACGACCTCGCCTGGCCCGGAACGGTCGTCATGCGGCGCTACTGGATCACCGGCGGCTGGCCGAGCTTTCTGGATGTCTGGCGCGACATCGTCCCCGTGCGTGAGAAGTACGGCTTCGAGTGCCTGTTCGCCGTCGCCGACGAGCCGCACGACACGTTCACCTGGGCCTTCACGTTCGACGGTGAGTGGCCCGACTTCCCAGCGGCCCAGCGGGGCTACTACAGCGACGAGGCACGCGTGCGGCTGCGCGGCGTGTTCGACCACATGGCCGACTACGCGCTCCACCCCGCCCGCCAGCTCCCCGTGGACTGAGGTCGGGCGGCGCCGTCCGCGTCCCCGTCTCGCTCCGCTCGACGCCCTTCGACGAGCTCAGGGAACCGATGTTCCGCCGCGCCCCTCGGTAGACGCCAACGAAATACCCGGACGCCAACGATATTCACGCGAATATCGTTGGCGTCCGTGCATACCGTTGGCGCCTGGGATTTTTCGTTGGCGTCTGCAGAGAGGGGCGGCGGGGAACGGGCCGGTGGGGCGGCAGGGGAACGGGCCGGCGGGGAGGGGCGGAAGCAGGGTGGAGGCAGGGGAGGGTGGCAGGGGCGGGCGGTTACGCGCTCCGGTGAGCTTCACCGCCGGCAGGGCGCCCAGCGGCGAAGCCGCATAGAGTTAGGCCGTTGATAGGAGCATCGCCATGGAATCCCGGCCCCGACTTCCCCGTCGCCTGAGCCTCGCTGGCCTGCTCGCCGTCGTGGTGGCCTTCGCCCTGCCCGTCGCGTTTGTGCTTGCCGCCGGCGCCGCGCCCTACGAGGCCATCGTTCGAGTATTCCCCGGGAACGCGGTCGCGGTGACGACGACGATCCTGCAGGTGATCGCGGAGCTCGCCGGGGTCATCACTGTCGGCGCGCTGGTGCTCGTGCTGTTCCTGCGCGACGCAACCTCCAAGGAGGCGTTCCAGCTGAAGCCGGGCCTCGACCTGGCGATCGCGCGGGTCGCAGCCCCGATCTGGTCGCTGGCCGCCGGCCTGCTGATCATCTTCAACGCGCTCGACACCACCGGCGTGCCGCTCTCGGCCCTCGGCCAGGCCGGCGCCCTCGGCTACGTCTTCGGTGCGGCAAGCAACTCCGGCATGACCATCCTCCGGTTCGGGGCGGCGGCGCTGGTTGCCGTCGCGCTGACGCTCGCCCGCCGCTGGCCGACGCTGCTCATCTCGCTGTGGGCCTCGGCCATCGCGATCCTCGCTCCGCTCGTCACCGGCCAGGTGCTGGTCGGGCCGTCGCACGACCTCGGCGGTGACGCCGCGGTCATCCAGGCCGTCGCGGTGTACCCGCTGCTCGGCGTGCTGGCCGTGTTGGCCATCATGGCCGCCTGTGGTGAACTCCCCGGGCCCGCGACGTGGCGCCGGTTCGTCGGTTGCGCGGCCGTCGCGATCCCCGTCGTCGTGATCGCCGACGGCGTCGTCACCTGGTTCAAACTGGCCGGCACCGGGCTCCTAGCCTCCGCCACCGGCCAGCTGATCGTCACCCGCTGGGTCGCGCTGGCGGTGCTGATCGCCGCCGTCGCATGGCTCTCGGTCGCCCGGCGCCGCGACACCCTGCAGACCGCTGCGCCGTCCGCGCTGGCGCTCGCACTGCTCGCCGTCGGGTCCTGGATCGCGCTCAGCGTCGCCATGACCCGCGAACCCCCGCCGCAGTACTTCGTCCCGACCTCGGTGCAGGAGGTCTTCCTCGGCTTCGACGTCACCGCGGCCCCGACCTGGGCCGTGGTCGCCACCCACTGGCGGCTGAACCTGCTGTTCTTCGCCATCGCCGCGGTGGGCGTCACGCTCTATCTCGTCGGGGTGCGCAGCGCCAACCAACGGGGCGTCAAGTGGCCCGTCGGCCGCACCGTCGCGTGGGTGCTCGGCTGGGTCGTCGTGGTCGTCGCCACCAGCTCCGGGATCGGCAAGTACTCCGGCCCGCACTTCGGCATCCACATGGTCATGCACATGACGCTGTCGATGCTGGTGCCCGTGCTGCTGTCGATGGGCGGTGTAGTGACGCTGACGCTGCGCGCGTCGCGCTCCGACGCGCCCGTTCACTCGCTGCACCACTGGGTCAGCTGGCTGATGCGCTGGGGACTGACCAAGTTCCTGTACAACCCGATCGTCGCGTTCACGCTGTTCATCTCGTCCTACTACGGCCTGTACTTCACCGGGCTGTTCGACTTCCTGATGCGCTTCCACTGGGGCCACCAGCTGATGAACCTGCACTTCCTCGTCGTGGGTTACCTCTACTACTCGCTCATCATCGGCGTCGACCGCGGCCCCAAGCCGCTGCCGCACATCGGCAAGCTCGGCCTCGCCATGGCTGCCATGCCGTTCCACGCATTCTTCGGCGTCATCCTGATGAACACCGGATCGATCATCGCCAAGAGCTACTACGAGTGGCTCACCCTGCCGTGGGCCGACCTCGCCGCGGCCCAGGAACTGGGCGGCGGAGTGGCATGGGTCGGCGGCGAGCTGCCGTCGCTCATCGTCGTGATCGCGCTCGGCTTCCAGTGGGCCAAACAGGACCGACGCGAGGCCGCCCGCAAGGACCGCCACTACGACTCGGGCCTCGACACCGAGTACGAGGACTACAACCGGATGCTCGAGAGGCTCGCCGCCCGCGATCAGGAGGCCAAGCAGTGACCGCGACGCACGAGGATTCGCTCATCGAGCTCGAGATCTCCGGCATGACGTGCGCGGCGTGCGCGAACCGGATCGAGAAGAAGCTCCGCAAGATCGACGGCGTCACCGCCACGGTCAACTACGCCACCAACCGCGCGACCGTCGTCGGGATCGATGACGCCGCCACCGCGATCGCAGCGGTCGAGAAGGCCGGCTACGGGGCGCACGAGCGGGTCGCCGACGACGACATGTGGTCCCGGCGGGCCACCGAGGCGCACATCTCGTCGCTGCGCCGCCGCCTGATCGTCGCCGCCGCGCTCGCCGTGCCGCTCATGGACATCACCATCGTGCTGGCGCTGGCCCCGCACCTGAGGTTCCCCGGGTGGGAGCTCGTCTGCCTCGTGCTGGCGCTGCCGATCGTCACCTGGTGCGCCTGGCCGTTCCACAAGGCAACGTTCCGCAACCTGCGGCACGGCGCAGTCAGCATGGACACGCTGGTCAGCCTGGGCATCATCGCGTCCTTCGGCTGGGCTGTCGCGACGCTGCTGTTCGGCCTCGGGGAGGCCTCCGACAAGGGCTTCTGGCTAGGCTTCGGCGCCACTCCGGAGGGGGCGAACTCCGTCTACCTCGACGTCGCGGCCGGCATGACGACGTTCCAGCTGGCCGGCCGCTACTTCGAAACCCGTTCCCGGCGGAAGGCCGGCGACGTGCTCGGCGCGCTGCACGCCCTTGCCGCGACGTCGGTGCGGCTCCTGCGCGACGGCGTCGAGACCGTCGTGCCCGTCGCCCAGCTCCAGCAGGGTGACACCTTCGTGGTGCTGCCCGGCGAGACCATCGCCACCGACGGCGTCGTCACGGCCGGCGCGGCGGCGGTCGACCAGTCGATGCTCACCGGCGAGCCGGTCCCTGCCTCCGTGCGCGTCGGCGATCAGGTCACGGGCGGCACCGTCTCCACCGATGCACGCCTCGAGGTCCGCGCCACCGCCGTCGGCGCCCACACGCAGCTCGCGCAGATGGCGGCCCTGACCGAGGACGCACAGGCGCGCAAGTCCCAGGTGCAGCGCCTCGTCGACCGCATCATCACCTGGTTCGTCCCGACCATCATCGGTATCGCGGTCCTCACCACCGTCGGCTGGGCGCTCGCCGGCGCGCCGCTGCAGCAGGCCTACGGCATCGGCATCGCCGTGCTGATCATCGCCTGCCCCTGCTCGCTCGGCCTCGCGACCCCCACCGCGCTGATGGTCGGCATCGGCCGCGGCGCCACCCTCGGGGTGCTCATCAAGGGCCACGACGCGCTGGAGGCATCCGGCGCCATCACCACCGTCGTCCTCGACAAGACCGGCACTCTGACGACGGGAAGGATGACCGTCGCGGAGGTGGCCGGCTCCGACTCGTCGCTCGCCCTCGCGGCCGCCGTCGAGAAGGGCTCGGAGCACTCGATCGCCCGCGCGATCGACGCCGAGGCCGAAGCCCGTGGGGTCGACGTCCGCGACGCCACCGACTACCGGGCGCTGCCCGGGCTCGGCGCCAGCGCCGTCGTCGACGGTCGCGACGTCGTGATCGCCAACCGCGCCTACTTTGCCGCGGAGGGGGTCGACCTCCCGGCCGACCTGCAGCAGGCCGTCGACCGCGCCGCCGACCGGGGCGACTCGGTGTCGATCGTCTCCGTCGACGGGGCCCCCGTGGGCGTGGTCGCGCTGGCTGACACCCTCAAGCCCGACGCCAGGCAGGCCATCGCCGCGCTCAAGGCCCAGGGGCTCCGCACCGTCGTGCTCACCGGCGACTCGCAGGCCGCCGGACGTCGGATCGCCGCCGAGCTCGGGGTCGACGACGTCATGGCGGAGGTGCTCCCCGCGCAGAAGGCCGAGGAGATCCGGAGGTTGCAGGAATGCGGCGAGTGCGTCGCGATGGTGGGCGACGGCATCAACGACGCCATCGCGCTCGCCACCGCCGACCTGGGGCTGGGCGTCGTCAACGGCACCGACATCGCTCTGAAGGCCGCCGACATCATCCTCGTCCGCGACGACCTGTCCGTCATCGCCGACGCCGTCGGGCTGTCGCGCCGCACGCTGAAGACCATCAAGGTCAACCTGGTGTGGGCCTTCGCCTACAACATGGCCGCGGTGCCGATCGCGGCCGCCGGCCTGCTCAACCCGCTGATTGCCGCGGGCGCCATGGCGCTGTCCAGCGTCCTGGTCGTGCAGAACTCGCTGCGCCTGCAGAACTACGGCACCAGGCGCACCAGCCCCGACGAGGACTTCGAGCTGATCGGCTGATTCCGCCGGTTGTCAGGTGACAATTGGTCCGGCCAGAGTGAGTTGCGCCGGGTCCGTTGCCCTGGGTTAGCATGGGCCCAACTCGCCGGGGGGGCGTGAGACGGCCATCCGAGCGGGCAAAGGAAGATTACATGGGGCGCACACCGCGTCGGCAGTGGGGAGCTGAGCGCTTCACCGCGCCGATGGCGATCATGCACGACCGCCCGTCGAGCCGGGAGATCCTGCTGAACCGCATCGCGATCATCGTCACGATCTTCGCGTGGCTCATGTACTCCGTCACCACGGTGGTGCGCGAGTTCGTCGAGGGCAGGGCCAACACGCTGAGGTTCATCCTCGAGTCAGCCTCCTACCTCGTCGTCGTCACGGCGCTGACCTTCTCGGCCCTCATGTACCTCCTCGCGCGCCAGGGCGCCCTCTACCGCTTCCGCGACCACGTCCGCGTCCCCCGCGGAGCGCTCGACCGCCACTTTGAGGACTACGACAAGGGCATCACCGTCCTCATCCCGTCGTACCGTGAGGAGCCGGACGTCGTCGCCAAGACCGTCTGGTCGGCGGCGCTGCAGGAGTTCCCCACCAAGCGCGTGGTGCTGCTGATCGACGATCCACCGACCCCCGACAATGACGAGAACGCCGAGTTGCTGCGCCGCGCCCGCGAACTGCCCGCCGTCGTGATGGAGGCGCTGGAGGAGCCGCGCCGTCGCGTCGCCGAGACCCTCGACCGGCTCCGCGACGACCTCGCCAACGCCGGGGGCGCCACCCCCACGCATGCGGCCACCGTCTCCGAGGCCTACCACTTCGCCGCGGACTGGCTGGAAGCCCGCGCGGCCGCCCACCCGCTGGTCGACCACACCGATGCCTTCTATGCGGACCGTGTCCTGATCGGGCTGGCCGGCGACCTGCGGCTGACGACCATTGCGCTCGACGGCGCAGTCGAGGCCGGCGAGTCCCCGGACGCCGACCGCCTGCTCCAGCTCCAGAACCGGCTCGTGTGGATCTTCACCGCGGAGATCGCGTCGTTCGAGCGCAAGCAGTACGTGTCGCTGTCGCACGAGGCCAACAAGGCCATGAACCTCAACTCGTACATCGCGCTGATGGGCCACGACTGGTTGTACCAGCCCACCGGCGACGGTGTCGCCCTCATCCCGTGCGAGCACGGCGAGGAGCCCGACCTCCGGGTCCCCGACACCGAGTACCTGCTGACCCTCGACGCCGACTCGATGCTCCTGCGCGACTACTGCGTGCGGCTCGTGGCGCTGCTGGAGGAGCCGGGCAACGAGCGCGTCGCCGTCACGCAGACGCCCTACTCGTCGTACCGCGGCGCGCCGAGCCGCATCGAGCGGATCGCGGGCGCCACCACCGACATCCAGCACATCCTGCACCAGGGCATGACGTACTACGGGGCGACTTTCTGGGTCGGCGCCAACGCCGTGATCCGCAAGCAGGCGCTGCTCGACATCGCCGAGTACCAGAGCGTCGGCGGCTACGACATCGCCACCTACATCCAGGACCGCACGGTCATTGAGGACACCGAGTCCAGCATCGACCTCGGCACCAAGGGCTGGACGCTCGTGAACTACCCGGAGCGGCTCAGCTACTCGGCGACGCCGCCCGACTTCGGCTCGCTGATCGTCCAGCGCCGCCGCTGGGCCAACGGTGGCCTGCTGATCCTCCCGAAGCTGGCCCGCCAGCTGCGGGAGCGACGCTTCCGCCGGGACCGCATCCTGCACCGCGAGGTGATGCTCCGCGTCAACTACATGGCCTCGATCGCCTGGGCCAGCTTCGGCCTAGTGTTCCTGCTCGGCTACCCCTACGACTCCCGGCTGCTCAGCCCCTGGGTGATCCTCGCCGCCGCGCCCTACTTCATCTGCCAGGCCAGCGACCTGCGCTACTCCGGGCACCGCGCGAGCGACATCTTCCGGATCTACGGCTTCAACCTCGTGCTGCTGGCCGTGAACCTCGCAGGCGTGGTGAAATCCGTGCAGCAGGCGCTGACGAACGAGAAGATCCCCTTCGCCCGCACGCCGAAGGTCCGCAACCGGACGGCCTCGCCCGGCCTGTACATCCTGGTGCCGTACCTGATCGTCGGCTTCTCGGTGTTCACCCTGGTGCGGGACATCTTCGCGCAGAACTGGGGCAACGCGATCTTCGCCGGGTTCAACGGCGCCCTGTGCCTGTGGGCGATCATCGCCTACATCGGCGTCAGGAACTCCGTCGTCGACGTGGTCGTGGGAGCCGTCGACTGGCTGTTCGTCCCTAAGAGGAGGAAGAAGCTGGCCCCTGTGCCGGTCGGCCCGCGCGAGGGGGCCGCCGTCGACTGGCGGGGCATTCTCTACCACGGCGACCGCAGGCTCGGTCGCGACGTGGCGCGCAAGAACGACATCCGCCGTCGAGTGAGCCCCCGCTAGGGCCCGAGAGGAATCCATGTCCACGAGATACTCCGGCCGTCGCCTCTCCCCGGTGCGGCTCGTCGTGCTGCTGGCCGTCGTCGCGGCGCTGATATCCGGTCTCGTCTACGCCTACTCCTGGACCCGCGACGCCCTGGGCTCCCGGGGGGACGCGCACTGGTTCTCGGCCTACGTGGACGTCACCGCGACCCCCACCTACACCTTCGAGGCTGCCACAGAACCGCATCAGAAGATCGCGACGCTCGGCTTCGTCGTCGCCAGCTCCCCGACGACGTGCGAGGCGAGCTGGGGGACGTACTACTCGCTCGACGGGGCCGACGGCGACCTCGACCTGACGCGTCGCATCGCGCGGCTCACCCGTGCCGGCGGGGACGTCATCGTCTCCCTCGGCGGGGCCGCGAACAGCGAGCTCGCGCTCGTCTGCGACTCGGTGGCGGACCTGCAGGCGCAGTACCGGTCGGTCGTCGACACCTACTCGCTGGAGACCCTCGACTTCGACATCGAGGGCACGGCCCTGGATGACACCGCGGCCAACCAGCGGCGCGCGGAGGCCGTCGCGGCCCTCCAGCAGGAGCGCGCAGCCGCCGGCGACGACCCGCTGAAGGTCTGGGTCACGCTCCCGGTCTCGGCCGACGGGCTACCCGCCTCCGCGGTCGCCGTCGTCACGGCCTTCCTCGACGCCGGGGTCGACCTGGCGGGCGTCAACGCGATGACGATGGACTTCGGCGGCGGCGACGCGGCGAAGAACCAGGCCGACGTGGCCATCGCCGCGCTGCGGCGCACGCATGACCAGCTGGTCGCCATCTACGCCGACCGCGGCGAGTCACTGGGCGACAGGGAGGCGTGGGCCCGGATCGGGGCGACGCCGATGATCGGCCAGAACGACGTGGTCAGCGAGGTCTTCAGCCTGGACAACGCCCGCGCGCTGAACGAGTTCGCCACGGAGGTGGGGCTCGGCCGGATGTCGATGTGGTCCGCCAACCGTGACCGCACCTGCTCCGACGCCTACGCCGACGTCTCTGTCGTATCCGACTCGTGCAGCGGCGTTGAGCAGGACGGCGAGTCGTTCGGCGCCATCCTGGCGAAGGGGTTCACCAGCAGTGGGGATGCGCCGTCGCCGAC is a window encoding:
- a CDS encoding chitinase, producing MSTRYSGRRLSPVRLVVLLAVVAALISGLVYAYSWTRDALGSRGDAHWFSAYVDVTATPTYTFEAATEPHQKIATLGFVVASSPTTCEASWGTYYSLDGADGDLDLTRRIARLTRAGGDVIVSLGGAANSELALVCDSVADLQAQYRSVVDTYSLETLDFDIEGTALDDTAANQRRAEAVAALQQERAAAGDDPLKVWVTLPVSADGLPASAVAVVTAFLDAGVDLAGVNAMTMDFGGGDAAKNQADVAIAALRRTHDQLVAIYADRGESLGDREAWARIGATPMIGQNDVVSEVFSLDNARALNEFATEVGLGRMSMWSANRDRTCSDAYADVSVVSDSCSGVEQDGESFGAILAKGFTSSGDAPSPTPSASASATARADQVVDDPSTSPYPVWAEESSYPQGTRIVWRRNVYEAKWWTQGDQPDDPTVAASDTPWRLIGPVLEGESPSPEATLPADFFPTWDAATVYEEGDEVMLDGGAYRARWWTQGDNPVSGQVNPGTSPWEKLTSAEITKLLKTEG